The Drosophila sulfurigaster albostrigata strain 15112-1811.04 chromosome 3, ASM2355843v2, whole genome shotgun sequence genomic sequence atctccgaccctataattaatatgtatacttgatcagcgttaacagccgaCACAATATAGTCATGTCCGCctaaatctcagagactacaaaagagagagagataactTACCCAATTCTGCCCCACTATTGGATAAGAATCGAATAACCGgcataattttgaagctagagtcacGATTGGTacacaaaataatacttacatatatgcTTCATggttcctgaaaatttggtttgcGGTCGAAAATGCCTAATCACTCCATGGTCTATTTTGAATCTAGAGctatgtatatcaatataccaaatatagaattttttattttatattgtagtatgtatattgttgtatttttgcttttatttaaaatgggtaacgggtatctcacatttGAGcgcattgcaaattgcaatccACTTTAGTTCAGTTGAACTTGTGGTGATGAATACctcttaatatttttatactcgctacccatagggtagaggGTATAATTACTAACTTTGTGCTTgtatgaaaatgtatttaaaatggaGAAGGAGATTTCGTCGTTATAGGACAgttgacatttttaatatatttattatttatggaaattacttaaattttgtaaGAGAATAAATTATAGTTGATTTATAGATGATTAAGAAAAACGTCTCTTAGACCAACGGATAGAAAAAAGGCAAATTGCTGCCTTCATGCTAAAGTTACACAACTTACACTCATTCTAGATCAGCGGAGTGTCATGCATTATACATCAAGACTGCTGTTCATCCGTTACACATTGCAGTGGGACCCCGCAGCATATTTCGCAATGTCGAACAATGAGCAAAGAATTTCAGAAATAACCAAACCCGAAGGTGATCCAACATTTGAGCaatgttgaattaaataaGGGTGCACAGTAATACACTGTGTCTTGTATAccttataaaattgtattcagTTATCGCCTGACCACAAGTAATATACTTTTGTAGCTTACGAAATATACTACGATATgggtttattttaatgcaaacttAATATTTGAGCAATATTTGTGTACCAAACTGTTATTTGAAATCAGTGAAAAAGCATCTGTGAAAAGTCATTGCTAAAAATTGAGTTAACACTAATTGAAGATTTTTAAACTCTACTTTGATGTTTTTACGTAACACATAGCATCAGTTGCTAATTTAGCTGGATCTAATTTAGTGAATTTATAATTGCGATTGTGAAATTGCATAACATGCGTTTGACTATTTTTGAAAGTTCTTTACTATACCGTCGGTTGCATGACTATTGGGTATAACTATAAAATTtccttaatatttaattattttacccttatgaaaatatttctaataacGTTAAAGATTGTAAATGggataaacaattatttatttgcaacaaaataatataaattatataaatacaaagatatttattaaattaaaggaTAAATTGCATAACTGGCAATAGCACATTGATTGCTACGATTGCGAGCCATGCGAATGTATCCGATTTCTCCCCAATTCTCGCCCCAAGAGTTCCTCGCCAGCCAATAATCTCCTCCAACTGAATCGGTGCCGTagccatcaacaacaatacaatgaTTTGTAGATTGAGAGCACGATGGTTCATTGAAGACGCCACTTTGGTAGTATTGGAACAAGGAGGCGTCGACGCACACCGAGATGGGTCCCTTCTTGGCGACTGCGGATGCCAATGCGGCTTCATCTCCGCTAGCAATTTGTATAACAGCAGAGATTTTTGATCCaatgttgttcttattgtaaCGGCAAGATTTGTCTTCTCCTTCATATGGGTAAGAGCTTTCAGTATTTATACCACCATTGTCCCTAACATAATTCAATGCTTCAATCGGCCAGCCACCTCCACAGCCTTGGTTGTAATAGGGATAACCTCTTGTGCAGTCCACCAAATTTTGCTCGGACAGGGATACTCTTTGGTTTAAGTTTATAAAGTGATGACTTTCTAGTGAACCGACGGCAGAGAAAGCCCAACAGGAACCACAGGAGCCTTGATTTTTAACTGGATTAACAGCGCCTGAAAGACGCCAATCAACGCTACTCGGGAGACTCGCCTTGGCAGAAGGATTGTAAATATAGTCGATGCCTTCCTGGGCGTCAGCAGGATTGAGGTTTGTGAGCACAAGAGTTTTGAATTCCTCGGGAGTCATATCAGAGAATTTATTCACACCCATCTCGTAAGACTCCTCTCCGGCCACATAGCGTTTGTTGTGACTGTCGATCAGTTTCTTGTTTTCCACAAATATCTGAAGCCGCTTCAACTCCTCACTAGCATTCTTGTAGATTTTGTGGTGCTTCAAGTTGAAGGCGTTAAACTCATCCTTAAGAAGGTTTTTAGACTAGTTGCATGGACAACTGCCACTAGAACCAGAACTAGAATGACTGCTTTCATTGTGATTTAGATTAAAACTCAGTGAAGAACTGTGCGAAACTGAATTGAGTTGAGCACCGTTTGCCTTTTATACGTCTTTAATGAGTCCTATAATTTACAATCTTTTTTATAGATAGGcgaaattacatatttataactatttcAAGCGCTTTTACAGATAGCTTAACTGTGATTctcttaaataataaaaagacaGGGGAAGGGTTTTATAACACATatttcacatacatacaccgTAATGTGGAGggataaaataatatttttttttgttttaaaagatAGTCGACAGAACATTACACTTGAATAATCATAAAAagctatattttatttgattacgTAGCTATTTGTACTTATAGTTTGAAATAGGTCAGTCGTAATCGTCCGAGATAACATTACATACTTagtttgtaaaaataaaatcgcgaaatttattaaaattaatgcgcaattaattgaatatagaCTGTATGAtgcaaaaaatagaagaaaccAACTTAAAAGTCTTGAATTATATATGGCATATTATtctgaccctataaagtatatattcttgattagtgtcaacagccaagacgataTAGCAGTCTGTccgtcagtctgtctgtccatatgaaACACTGTAttttagagactataagagagagagagagaactatCCTTTTTTATATCACTTGTTATGCTTACACGCAGatcaagattgtttcaaaCTTTCACCACaaccacttccgccccgcaaattgACTAAACTTGAATACCTATCGTTATTCTAAAGCTAGagtcgaattttggtatataaattaataactattGTCTTTGAGATtagtagtatttttgtggtatattatgttattatattttaagaataattaagttttttaaatgggtagcggatatcttaTAGTcaagtacactcgactgtagctttatgattagtatttaaaattcttataaatGCTAGACTGACTGAAACTATAATAACTAGGGATACCAGAGTTGACAGGCGCTCAAAAAATTATCGTTCAACTAATGTAATTATGTTCATTGCAACTTTtatataactataaatattctCGCTTTTGTTATAACTTTTTGTGAGTCCAAGCGAATTATGACTTGGAACCTATCCGTTAGAATTTTtagttataaataatactgcaagtattatgctttaatttatttattaaaaacaagtaagaaagttacagtcgagtgtgctcgactgtgagatacccgctacccattttgaataaaatcaaactattgcggtattattttcaaaatatatcgaaaacactacaaaaatactaaaaataaaccgtgcggtatatttggtatatcgatatgataccacatataaaatataccatagacggcacaatatacgaGATTGTCGGAtgaagcaactcagaccccaaGTAATAAGGCgttttttgcccatacaaaagtatttatttaatacaaaagtatttatttatttattattgtatataccaaaattcgtagctctagctttaaaataacgcttgctattcgatttgtttgatttgcgggggcggaatggggcgtggcaaaaatttgaagtaaacttgatctgcgtgcaaacataacaaatgctgtcgaaaaaaaattatagctctatctcttatagtctctgagatctaggtgttcatacggacagacggacagacacacagacggacagacacacagacacacagacggacatggctagatcgtctcggctgttgacgctgataaagaatatatatactttatagggtcggagatgcctccttctacctgttacatacattttctgccggcacaaagttataatacccttctaccctatgggtagcgggtataatgagttttattattaatattgtaaatatgaGAAATATTGCTTTGAGAGTATAACAGAGTTCGGAATATTTCGTtacaatattacaataaaGAGAACGCTGTAAATTTCAAAAAGggtaatttatttacaaataagtgaatataataaaatattgtccGTTGAACTAATGGATAAATTGCAGAATTTGCTATACCGCATTGATTGTCACAATCTTTATCCCAATCCTCGTCTCAAGAGTTCCTAGCCAACCAATAATTTCCTCCAACTAAATCGGTGCCATAACCAAACACAATTGCACAAAGGTTTGTTTTTTGGTAGCACGATGGTTCATTGAAGTCGTCCCCTTAATAATATTGGAGGAGGGAGTCATCGATACATACGCAGATGGGCCTATTAGTCTATGCCTACTTTTGAGTAACTGATTTTAAAGCTTTGGAGCTTTTTAAATTCCTTGGGagtcaaattattaaatttatgtacagGCATCTTCTAAGTCTTCTTTTCTGCTATTTAGCGCTTGTTGTGCGTGTCGATCAGTTTCTTGTTGTCCTTAAAATCTGCAGACGCAGTTGTTCCATGTCAGCTGTATGTCTTCACGTCTGAGtggaaatttatattatattattatatacacgtgcatctacatacatacatattgaatatttacacTTTAGTTTAGCTTTAGTGTTTTAGCAGATTACAGTTCGACTTCGTAAATATAAAacagttgaaatttttgtagtaggacgtgtgcctacacacacactctctcgatattggctCTCTTTATCATGCCTCTCATTCTATTTCACATTCtatgttatacataattaagctatacggtcagtcttgatcgaacagcagaataaatcggacgctaaaatacaattagtgTTGTTTCTTTAACTACCACAATTTCAGAAGTGGGATCGgctaaaaaaaatgaacacgTCTACATTTGAGAAATACACTACGACACAATTAAAGAAGTGGCTAACAGCGCTATGTTTGCCCACGACGGGCAACAAGGCAGAATTAATAAAACGATTGCTCGATGTTTCACCAGAGATGTTTGAAGAAGTACCATCAGGAAGCAacgatttattaaatttggccAATATTTTGTCTGGCCAAGAAAACGAATTGCCCAACAACATCGAGCGTCATGATCAGACTCAAAATGTTCCCGAAAATTCTGACCTAGGAGAGAGTATTCGCCAGGATTTGCTAAACACTATTCAAAAGCTGCAAGAAGAATTACGTTTAGTCAAAGAGGAATTGCGAAATTCTCAGAACAACGCAGCTGCACATCAGATGTCTACAACagaaatagacaacaacaacaacggcgccaCACAGTTTTTGcgcgcagctgcacagcgtTCGGCGCCAGAAGTCGCGAATTtgggcgacaacaacaacaacaacgacagcaacgggatcgacacaaacaacaacggcgccaCACACTTACTCGATTTGTGCACAGCTGCACAAAGTGCGGCGTCAGAAGTCGCAAATTTGGGcggcagcaacgacaacaacaacaacatcagtaGTTCTCTATGTCAAATTATGGGCAGCACTGGAAATGTAACGGACAGTACTGTAGAAGAAAAGAATGAACTAAGCGAAGTAAAATGTGGGTCAGcggtctcgctcgcactcgcaAAGGAAGCTACGCTGGAGTTCGACGGAAAATATTGTGCACGTTTTTGGGTAAACCAACTCAAAAGTGTTGCAGATATGTGTAAACTTGATGAGGACTCGCTTCGCATGCTATTGGCCATAAAGTTAAAAGGAAACGCTCAGCAATGGCTGCATGCAAATTCAACTCGCTTGCGTGAACCTTTTCACAAGCTTTGTGATCAACTGATAATAACATTCGGCACTGTAGCTTCGAAGACAGAACTACGACGAAAGTTTGAGCAACGaaagtggcaacaaaatgAGCGTTTTGCAATGTACTTCGAGGAGAAGATCGCCTTATCACAATCCATTACACTGGACAACGATGAGCTTTTGGAACACATTATCGAAGGCATACCGGAGCTGAACTTACGCAACCAGGCGCGCATTCAGAGATTTGGAGATCCAGAGCAGATGCTACAAGCTTTTGCACACATATGTCTTCCGAAATACGATGCGATAGAGGGTACTAAGATGACGGCGGAGAACAACGACAAGTGATGCCACAACTGTTAGGAACATAGATTATTAGGCAACAAATGTTAGGAACACAGATTGTTgggcaacaactgttaggGACATCAACTGTtaggcaacaactgttaggaACATAGATTATTAGGCAACATCTGTTAGGAGCACAGACTGTTAACGATAACAGAacgaataatgaaaacaaactgttaggaaatatttatgctaaacCACAACTGTTACGAGATTGTTATGCTAAATCACAACTATTAGAGGATCAATTTATTAAGGGCGatagattaaatgaaaaaaaaaaacttttatggaattattagaagaaaataattaagaacaacaaagatTTATCAAATTAGTAAACTCAGCTTCTACTTCCATGTTTACATGGAAGAaacttttcaatgttttaatcaggcaagaattaaataataagtaaaatgtataaaaatgttttactgtacgaaataatagtaaaagtattagttaagatttatttttattctttgtaAAGTCAAGATCAGGAGATCTGGTTCGCAGGATGGCCGAGTTGTAGTAGGACgtgtgcctacacacacatacatacatatactttaactcgatgctctctcggctatccgaactctctctcgatattggctCTCTTTATCATGCCTCTCATTCTATTTCACATTCtatgttatacataattaagctatacggtcagtcttgatcgaacagcagaataaatcggacgctaaaatacaattagtgTTGTTTCTTTAACTACCACATTTTGTTAACCAATTCaagatatttattgaaattacttaaattttgtaaaagaataaattatagtttatttaCAGATGATTAAGCACAACGTTCCTTAGACCAACGGATAGACACCATGGTCCGCAATCTTGCATTGATTATTCTTATTGCGAGCTATACGAATGTATCCATTTTCACCCCAGGACTCTGACCAGGAGTTCTTCACCAGCCAATAGTCGCCGCCAATGTCATCACGACCATAgccaacgacgacaacgccATGGTTTACATCGTCCTGGCACGAAGCTTCATCGAAGACACCTCCTTGATAGTTCTGAAATTGTGAAGCATCAACGGCCACTGAAATGGGACCCTTCTC encodes the following:
- the LOC133845645 gene encoding crustapain-like, giving the protein MGVNKFSDMTPEEFKTLVLTNLNPADAQEGIDYIYNPSAKASLPSSVDWRLSGAVNPVKNQGSCGSCWAFSAVGSLESHHFINLNQRVSLSEQNLVDCTRGYPYYNQGCGGGWPIEALNYVRDNGGINTESSYPYEGEDKSCRYNKNNIGSKISAVIQIASGDEAALASAVAKKGPISVCVDASLFQYYQSGVFNEPSCSQSTNHCIVVDGYGTDSVGGDYWLARNSWGENWGEIGYIRMARNRSNQCAIASYAIYPLI